In one window of Haemophilus parainfluenzae DNA:
- the bioD gene encoding dethiobiotin synthase, producing MSSFFVVGTDTNVGKTTACRAIIQALQAKGVRIVGYKPIACGCEENIYLTENQSDESQTDYDAENNSDVLALMDATNEPVSYQEVNSYTFLHSLPMLTQDKSRIKLSKIDQALTKLIKKYQSVVVEGSFGLLTPMAENKSFADWIVTHKMPVLLVVGIKEGCINHALLTARVIKQLGVPLLGWVANRINPGLGHYKEIIGVLESQIDAPLLGKIPYIHKPEIQELGHYLTDIDHLMYMQTELVK from the coding sequence ATGAGTAGTTTTTTTGTGGTTGGCACAGATACAAATGTAGGAAAAACTACAGCTTGTCGTGCCATTATTCAAGCATTACAAGCAAAAGGTGTGAGAATTGTAGGTTATAAGCCGATTGCTTGTGGCTGTGAGGAAAATATATATCTGACTGAAAATCAGTCTGATGAGAGTCAAACAGATTATGATGCTGAAAATAATTCAGATGTGTTAGCTTTGATGGATGCAACAAATGAACCAGTATCTTATCAAGAGGTGAATAGTTATACTTTTTTACATTCTTTACCTATGTTAACACAAGATAAATCACGTATTAAATTAAGCAAGATAGATCAGGCGTTAACAAAATTAATCAAAAAATATCAATCTGTTGTAGTTGAAGGTTCATTTGGCTTACTCACACCAATGGCTGAAAATAAAAGTTTTGCAGATTGGATTGTTACACATAAAATGCCAGTTTTATTAGTTGTTGGAATTAAAGAAGGATGTATAAACCACGCATTACTTACAGCAAGAGTGATTAAACAGCTTGGCGTCCCTTTATTAGGTTGGGTTGCTAATCGTATTAATCCAGGCTTAGGTCATTATAAAGAAATTATAGGTGTCCTAGAATCACAAATTGATGCACCGTTGCTTGGAAAAATTCCTTATATTCACAAACCAGAAATTCAGGAGTTAGGGCATTATTTAACGGATATTGATCATTTAATGTACATGCAAACAGAATTAGTTAAATAG
- a CDS encoding fructosamine kinase family protein has translation MWKSISQVLADQFGAYYNIKEKNKVPGGEVNETWLITDGIQPVFVKVNERSYRSMFRAEADQLNLLGKTNTIRLPQVYGVGCSQNHSFLLLEALPITQQTNATPHFAEELAKLHQVSGTKNYGLDFDTWLGPEYQPNKWNGSWAKFFAEQRIGWQLQLCKDKALDFGDIDLIIEKVKHKLSKHNPKPSLLHGNLWIENTAVVGNQTFTYDPACYWGDRECDLAFSELFQPFSPEFYEIYDRTFPLDKEGFEERKHLYQLYYLLNFSHRFNGSYINLTTKLIEELLLE, from the coding sequence ATGTGGAAATCAATTTCTCAAGTCTTAGCTGATCAATTTGGTGCTTACTATAACATCAAAGAAAAAAACAAAGTTCCTGGTGGCGAAGTGAATGAAACTTGGCTTATTACGGATGGAATCCAACCTGTCTTTGTTAAAGTGAATGAACGGTCCTATCGTTCAATGTTTCGTGCAGAAGCTGACCAATTAAACCTACTAGGCAAAACCAATACAATCCGACTTCCGCAAGTGTATGGCGTAGGCTGTTCTCAAAACCATAGTTTCTTATTATTAGAGGCGCTTCCTATTACTCAGCAAACCAATGCTACGCCACATTTTGCTGAAGAATTAGCTAAACTCCATCAAGTATCTGGCACTAAAAACTATGGATTAGATTTTGATACTTGGCTTGGACCTGAGTATCAACCGAATAAATGGAATGGAAGTTGGGCAAAATTTTTTGCAGAACAACGTATTGGATGGCAATTACAACTTTGCAAAGACAAAGCTTTAGACTTTGGTGACATTGATTTAATTATTGAAAAGGTAAAACACAAACTTTCAAAACATAATCCCAAACCCTCTTTGTTACATGGTAACTTATGGATTGAAAATACTGCTGTTGTAGGTAACCAAACCTTTACTTATGATCCTGCTTGCTACTGGGGGGATAGAGAATGTGATTTAGCATTCAGTGAACTATTCCAACCTTTCTCGCCTGAATTCTATGAAATTTATGACCGCACTTTCCCGCTTGATAAAGAAGGTTTTGAAGAAAGAAAACACCTTTACCAGCTCTATTATTTACTAAATTTCAGCCATCGTTTTAATGGAAGTTATATCAATTTAACTACTAAGCTAATTGAAGAACTTTTACTTGAATAA
- the sohB gene encoding protease SohB: MWSDILTGYGIFILEILTILLVIAAIVAMIISAKQRNATHHGELVVTDLSEEFKETVKHLRDFQLSEKEIKQSEKAERKAKKQEAKALKAKLKNGEKESPKPCVYVLDFKGDISASETTALREEISAIINVAKADDEVLLRLESPGGVVHGYGLAASQLARLKQKGIKLTVAVDKVAASGGYMMACVADKIVSAPFAIIGSIGVVAQIPNVHRLLKKHDVDVDVMTAGEFKRTVTVLGENTEKGKQKFQAELEETHQLFKQFVAQNRPHLDVDKVATGEHWFGQQALELQLVDELATSDDIILEKMKDKSVISLKYKVKKQLLQKIGKQAEESIEAIIRRNLTRVGRDFIH, translated from the coding sequence ATGTGGTCTGATATTTTGACCGGCTATGGCATTTTTATTTTAGAGATTTTAACGATTTTACTTGTAATTGCCGCTATCGTAGCAATGATTATTTCTGCAAAGCAACGTAATGCAACACATCATGGTGAATTAGTTGTGACAGATCTTTCTGAAGAATTTAAGGAAACAGTTAAGCATTTACGCGATTTTCAACTTTCGGAGAAAGAGATTAAACAATCGGAAAAAGCTGAGAGGAAAGCCAAAAAACAAGAAGCAAAGGCTTTAAAAGCAAAATTAAAAAATGGTGAGAAAGAGTCACCTAAGCCTTGTGTTTATGTGCTAGATTTTAAAGGCGATATTTCTGCATCAGAAACAACCGCACTTCGTGAGGAAATTTCTGCGATTATTAATGTGGCGAAAGCCGATGATGAAGTCTTACTACGCCTAGAAAGCCCAGGCGGTGTTGTTCATGGTTATGGCTTGGCTGCTTCACAGTTAGCCCGCTTAAAACAAAAAGGTATTAAATTAACGGTTGCAGTAGATAAGGTCGCTGCAAGTGGTGGGTATATGATGGCTTGTGTAGCAGATAAAATTGTTTCTGCGCCTTTTGCAATCATCGGTTCTATTGGTGTGGTTGCGCAAATCCCTAATGTTCATCGTTTATTAAAAAAACATGATGTCGATGTTGATGTGATGACTGCTGGGGAGTTTAAACGTACAGTCACAGTATTAGGTGAAAATACCGAAAAAGGGAAACAGAAATTCCAAGCAGAACTTGAAGAAACCCATCAATTATTCAAACAATTTGTGGCTCAAAATCGACCGCACTTAGATGTAGATAAAGTCGCGACTGGTGAGCATTGGTTTGGTCAGCAAGCTCTAGAGCTTCAGCTAGTTGATGAGTTAGCAACCAGTGATGATATTATTCTTGAAAAAATGAAAGATAAATCTGTTATCTCTTTGAAATATAAAGTGAAAAAGCAACTTTTACAAAAAATAGGTAAACAAGCTGAAGAGAGTATTGAGGCAATTATTCGACGTAATTTAACAAGAGTTGGGCGAGACTTCATCCACTAA
- a CDS encoding OmpA family protein, with product MKLSRILLSVVAVATVAACGNLSKVTEAGTPEYKEVNGQKVPQLVWPKIDKSTFNHDGSQFGSWPNWDNVRMIERGMNKDQLYSLIGRPHFSEGLFGVEEWDYVFNYRENGIHKICQYKVLFDKNHNAQSFFWYPNGCNGNSTFTLSGDFLFDFDKDILTPRGKEVLDNVATQLKETGAKEVKVTGYTDRLGSDAYNLDLSQRRANRVKARLIQDGVTSEITAVGYGKVPQVKACNGYKHASKAEKDCLRPNRRVEITASGSVLKLQEGGQTNGGTQGPAPLYQK from the coding sequence ATGAAATTATCTCGTATTTTATTATCTGTAGTAGCTGTAGCGACAGTTGCTGCTTGTGGTAACTTAAGCAAAGTTACAGAAGCTGGTACTCCAGAATATAAAGAAGTTAATGGTCAGAAAGTACCACAATTGGTATGGCCAAAAATTGATAAGTCAACTTTTAATCATGACGGTAGTCAATTTGGTTCATGGCCAAATTGGGATAATGTTCGAATGATTGAAAGAGGCATGAATAAAGATCAATTATACAGCTTAATTGGACGTCCTCATTTCTCTGAAGGATTATTTGGTGTTGAAGAATGGGATTATGTATTCAACTATCGTGAGAATGGTATTCACAAAATTTGTCAATATAAAGTATTATTTGACAAAAACCATAATGCTCAAAGTTTCTTCTGGTATCCAAACGGTTGTAACGGAAACTCAACATTTACTTTAAGTGGTGATTTCTTATTCGACTTCGATAAAGATATTTTAACTCCACGTGGTAAAGAAGTTTTAGATAACGTTGCAACACAATTAAAAGAAACTGGCGCTAAAGAAGTTAAAGTTACAGGTTATACTGACCGTTTAGGTTCTGATGCTTACAACTTAGATCTTTCTCAACGTCGTGCAAACCGTGTTAAAGCTCGTTTAATTCAAGATGGCGTAACATCTGAAATTACAGCTGTTGGTTACGGTAAGGTACCACAAGTTAAAGCTTGTAATGGTTACAAACACGCAAGTAAAGCTGAGAAAGACTGTTTACGTCCAAACCGTCGTGTAGAAATCACTGCTTCTGGTTCTGTATTAAAATTACAAGAAGGTGGTCAAACTAACGGTGGAACTCAAGGTCCAGCACCTCTTTATCAAAAATAA
- the asnS gene encoding asparagine--tRNA ligase codes for MSKVASIVDVLQGKIAIGEKVTVRGWVRTRRDSKAGLSFLAVYDGSCFDPIQAIVNNDIENYESEVLRLTTGCSVIVTGTIVESPAEGQAVELQAEKVEVTGFVEDPDTYPMAAKRHSIEYLREVAHLRPRTNIIGAVARVRHCLAQAIHRFFHEQGFYWVATPLITASDTEGAGEMFRVSTLDLENLPRGEDGKVDFSQDFFGKESFLTVSGQLNGETYACALSKIYTFGPTFRAENSNTTRHLAEFWMVEPEVAFATLADNAKLAEDMLKYVFRAVLAERKDDLKFFEKHVDKDVITRLENFVNSDFAQIDYTDAIDVLLKSGKKFEFPVSWGIDLSSEHERFLAEEYFKSPVVVKNYPKDIKAFYMRLNDDGKTVAAMDVLAPGIGEIIGGSQREERLEILDKRMEEMGLNPEDYWWYRDLRKYGTVPHSGFGLGFERLIVYVTGVQNIRDVIPFPRAPRNANF; via the coding sequence ATGTCTAAAGTTGCATCTATTGTTGATGTATTACAAGGTAAAATCGCTATAGGCGAAAAAGTTACCGTACGCGGCTGGGTTCGTACTCGTCGAGATTCTAAAGCGGGCCTTTCTTTCCTTGCTGTTTACGATGGTTCTTGCTTTGACCCTATTCAAGCAATTGTTAATAACGATATTGAAAATTATGAAAGTGAAGTGTTACGCCTAACAACAGGTTGCTCTGTTATTGTAACCGGTACTATTGTTGAGTCACCAGCTGAAGGTCAAGCTGTTGAACTTCAAGCTGAAAAAGTAGAAGTAACTGGGTTTGTAGAAGATCCTGATACTTATCCGATGGCGGCAAAACGTCACTCAATTGAATACTTACGTGAAGTGGCACACTTACGTCCTCGTACCAATATTATCGGTGCAGTCGCACGTGTTCGTCACTGCTTAGCTCAAGCTATTCATCGCTTCTTCCATGAACAAGGTTTCTATTGGGTCGCTACTCCATTAATTACTGCATCAGATACTGAAGGGGCGGGTGAGATGTTCCGTGTTTCAACGCTTGATTTAGAAAATCTTCCTCGTGGTGAAGATGGTAAAGTCGATTTCAGTCAAGACTTCTTCGGTAAAGAATCATTTTTAACCGTTTCAGGTCAATTAAATGGTGAAACTTACGCGTGTGCATTAAGCAAAATCTATACTTTCGGTCCAACATTCCGTGCTGAAAATTCAAATACAACTCGTCACCTTGCAGAATTCTGGATGGTTGAACCTGAAGTCGCTTTTGCAACACTTGCTGACAATGCTAAATTAGCAGAAGACATGTTGAAATACGTGTTCCGTGCAGTACTTGCTGAGCGCAAAGATGACTTGAAATTCTTTGAAAAACATGTAGATAAAGATGTGATTACTCGTTTAGAAAACTTTGTAAACTCTGATTTTGCTCAAATCGACTATACCGATGCGATTGATGTATTATTAAAATCAGGTAAAAAATTCGAGTTCCCAGTATCTTGGGGTATCGATTTGTCTTCTGAACATGAACGTTTCTTAGCGGAAGAATATTTCAAATCACCTGTTGTTGTGAAAAACTATCCGAAAGATATTAAAGCCTTCTATATGCGTTTAAATGACGATGGTAAAACCGTTGCAGCAATGGATGTTCTCGCCCCAGGAATTGGTGAAATCATCGGTGGTTCTCAACGTGAAGAACGTTTAGAAATTTTAGATAAACGTATGGAAGAAATGGGCTTAAATCCTGAAGATTACTGGTGGTATCGTGATCTCCGCAAATACGGTACTGTACCACATTCAGGCTTTGGTCTTGGTTTTGAACGCTTAATCGTTTATGTAACAGGCGTACAAAATATTCGCGATGTGATTCCATTCCCTCGCGCACCAAGAAATGCAAATTTCTAA
- the can gene encoding carbonate dehydratase translates to MDKIKQLFANNYSWAQRMKEENSTYFKELADHQTPHYLWIGCSDSRVPAEKLTNLEPGELFVHRNVANQVIHTDFNCLSVVQYAVDVLKIEHIIICGHTNCGGIKAAMQDKDLGLINNWLLHIRDIWFKHGHLLGNLSAEKRADMLTKLNVAEQVYNLGRTSIVKSAWERGQKLSLHGWVYDVNDGFLVDQGVIATSRESLEISYRNAIARLSSLAENDILKKEYSENEE, encoded by the coding sequence ATGGACAAAATTAAACAACTCTTTGCAAACAACTACAGTTGGGCGCAAAGAATGAAAGAAGAAAATTCCACTTATTTTAAAGAACTTGCTGACCACCAAACCCCTCACTATCTCTGGATTGGTTGCTCTGATAGCCGCGTTCCAGCCGAAAAATTAACAAATCTTGAACCAGGCGAGTTATTTGTCCATCGTAATGTTGCCAATCAAGTTATTCATACAGATTTCAACTGTCTTTCGGTTGTGCAATATGCCGTTGATGTACTCAAAATTGAACATATTATTATTTGTGGGCACACAAATTGCGGAGGTATTAAAGCGGCTATGCAAGATAAAGATCTTGGATTAATCAATAACTGGTTACTCCATATTCGTGATATTTGGTTCAAGCATGGGCACCTATTGGGTAACCTTTCTGCAGAAAAACGTGCAGACATGCTAACTAAATTAAATGTAGCAGAACAAGTTTATAACCTAGGCCGTACATCTATCGTAAAAAGTGCTTGGGAACGAGGACAAAAGCTTTCGCTACATGGTTGGGTATATGATGTAAATGATGGTTTCCTAGTAGATCAAGGTGTAATAGCAACAAGTCGCGAAAGCCTTGAAATTTCTTATCGTAATGCCATTGCTCGTTTATCTAGTTTGGCAGAAAATGATATTCTGAAAAAAGAATATTCAGAAAATGAAGAATAA
- a CDS encoding YcgL domain-containing protein: MLCAIYKSLRKPGCYLYISKRDDFSAVPDVLMQSFGKPQFLMLFNLKGSKLLVHADKSEVMEKITQQGFYLQMPKQNDGLFYSLSEIK; encoded by the coding sequence ATGTTATGTGCAATTTATAAAAGTTTACGTAAGCCAGGCTGCTATCTCTATATTTCGAAACGAGATGATTTTTCAGCTGTGCCAGACGTATTGATGCAAAGTTTTGGTAAGCCTCAGTTTCTTATGCTATTTAATTTGAAAGGAAGCAAGCTGCTTGTTCATGCTGATAAAAGCGAGGTAATGGAAAAAATCACTCAGCAAGGATTTTATCTTCAAATGCCAAAACAGAATGATGGTTTATTTTATAGTTTGAGTGAGATCAAATAA